Part of the Drosophila santomea strain STO CAGO 1482 chromosome 2L, Prin_Dsan_1.1, whole genome shotgun sequence genome is shown below.
TGGGGCAGCCTGGCAACATATCCATCCTCTGTCCACGCCTCACACCcatacaaacacacagatTTGAGTAatggataaaaaaaaacctacgCAGAAATGGAATTTCAAAACGTATGTCCCGGCATAATGCAACACACTGCGGGGCGGTGTGGTTCTTCCACTGGAGATATAGCATGGGGAAgcaaaattcaataaaaatgaaaaaataaaacgggCTACAGCCACGGGGTTTGAATTGAAGGCCAGTTTGGGGTCCGGTCTGCTCTTTCAAAGATTGGGATTGGTGTGGTGGTGATGGGCAGAAGGACCAGACCGACTGGTTGCAGGACTCTCCGGATCAATGACGAAAGTGCGTTGAAGTGTAGCGCAAACAATGGCAAGAGGCATAAGCAAATGGGCCACGTGATGTTCATATGCTGGGTGGTGAAAGAAAGAgtgcaaaatggaaaatgttttagGAAACCCCAAAGAATCCGCTTTCCATTCGTTTGTTGAGGAAGGCCTTAAGGAAAGCATGTTATAGGTATAGATATATAGTCATAAGCTATAGAAATTCCAAACTGCAAACCAGCTTCAACTTGTAACTTTCCGCCATCTTCCTCCCGTGCTGTCAATCGTAATGCCCAAAATCGGTTGGATGGCTGAAGCCCATTCCCAAAAGACATCCCGCAACCTATCAGTTTTCATTGCCACGAAGCGCTGATTAAAAGACGCTTCCGCTGCACTCAAACAAACGCACCAGGAGACGCATCTCCGGCAGAGGACTCTGCGTATCCTCGTCACTGCTGCCTGCAGATGGCCGTTATCCTTTGCGTTGAAGGCGACCAAAGGGCCAACTAAACAGACGTCAAAATCATTGCCATTACACGGGGGGTTAGCAACCGGACACGAACTGGTAGTTGGATTTCGAGTGGGTAGACTCCACTCCAGCATACAATGAAAGGGCGCGCCCACAACCAGGACCACGCCTCCCCCCCCTCCGACCAAGCGTGATGGTCAACTGTCCCGCCTTAACCCGTCAGCCGCATGCCTGGTCGCGGAAAAAATACCCGAAAAGGGAGTGGAACCTCGCCCACTGTTTGGGTGGGGAATTTGAAAAGCGTCGCCGGTTCAAGCTCAAGTAGCTTGTGTGccattttttcccatttcgctCATCGTTTTTGTTCTCAACTTTTGCTCTATTtccgccatcgccatcgccatcgccaccgcTGTCTGGCTGACGTTTTAGCGCGGCCAGTTAGCGTCGGTGGCTTGGGGGATGGAGAGCCGGAATCCAGGATCCGAAATCCGGAGGCGGGGAGTATTCAATGCGGTTGTCAGTCGCTGTATGAGACGTCTCCGGCAGTCCATCCTCTGGGGCCCTTTGTGCCGGCATTCTGCATGCAAAGTGAAAATGTTGTCGCTGTTTAATGTCAAGCGTTGACTTTTTTCGTGGCAACTCCAAGGATCATTGTCAACCACGACGTATTCTTCCCCTCCGATGGCCGCAGACGTTTTCAAGCCGGGCGGAACTGAAGTTCCTGGCCGATTTTGCATTTGTAAAGCACTGTCTTGATGGATTTGTCAGGGTCAGTTCCGATTTTCGGTCACTTGAAGTGCCACTATAGGATAGCTGGCATTCTGGGAAACCAGCTATCCAAATGGAATTACCTATTACATATCCTCCGTGCCCTTTCTACGAGTTCAAAAGCATTATATATAGTCCCACCCATAAATACGTCATCACTATTCCGGTTAATAcacataaatattcaatattataTCATAAAAATGACGCTAGAGTATATAACCATACAGTATTTGGGATGTACTCCCCCAATGAAAAGGAATGGCATACACATTACACATGGGTGGGAATGGGAGTTTATGGAAAGGGAGGCAGTCTGGCCCAGAGCGACAATGGCAAATggataaaaaatgttttcgtttGCAATCATATTATATTTATGCAATCATTCGTTGGGTCTAACTACCCGGTCTATCTATTTCATTTGATGGTTTACCCTCTTCTATATGCTACGATTTTTTTCCAACAAATAACTTGTGGGGGAGGTAATTTTGTCGTTCGGGTTAATCAAGGCTAgagatttgccatttttttttttactaacaaGCCACTGTGCAGTGCTGGCAAAAGTTTGGATTTTTCTATTTGCAAACTCATTTGGGCTGTTTACATTGCATTCCACTTTTTCGGCCGCAAAATAAAGGACAGTTTGTGCTGCTGTTCGTGCTGTTTTTTGGgttccaaaaatatttaaatatgtaaataatactCGAATGTTCGTGCACATGTGGGAACACCACACATGCAGAGGTGTATATATCATCAGCGCTATGGAGGAACTGGAGGAACAGGCCCAGCCCAGAAAAACTTcagttttattattacttttttgcAGCCACGTGTGgcttttttttcctttctgcTGGTcgcgagtgtgtgagtgtttgcaTGTGTGTATGGTTGTACTACGCCCTTTTCGGACactgcatttttaatataatttttacaGCCCCCACTCCATCCCCCTGTCTACCGTATCAACGCCCCAGTCGCAATTTTTTCCACAGTCTTGTTGTTATTATGGTTCCACGCCCCTCCCACCGGCAACTTTGTTTGCAGTGGGCGTGCATAcgtatgtgtatgtgttgTGTGTactcattttcaatttcattttttccatTTGTGCCCGGAATCAGATTTTTTTGGGGTTGGTATCCGCCCATTGGCAACTGTCCGGTTTGCAGGTGGTCCTGCCGCTGCATAAGCGAGAAATGCTTGCGATGCTTTGTTATACCCCTCAACTCGCCATTCAAAAGGCATATTACACAtattcaaaaatgtaaatcaTCGAGAATGCAGCATTTCTATCCTAATGAAGTGTACTCTGTTATGATGTGAATGAAAAAGCAGACTATTCAGACATATTTGCCTGTCTGTCATTTTTTTTACCCACATTTTAAGAGTTTCTAAAGGACTGCAGgcttttttacttttcatgACAGCCCATTTTTTTCGTAGCCAAACTTTTGggaaatatttagttttaataacAATACAAGTACAAATAATAagattaaatttattgttcgaCAGGTCAGAAATCACGCGGTATCCCGTAGTCGACCAACTCAAGTGcaacattatttttgctgttatttatattttatattttaatttctgcttttggggaaaagtgggcgtggcaggactGCGACTGGGAGGCGGAAGGTAATGAGCAGGCGACGTTGTCACGCCTTGTGAAAAACGAGAGGGGAACATCAAGTATGGTGTTCACTGTAAGCGGGGGCATTTTTTCTGCCGCATAAGCAAGAAAtgttttaatgaatttttattcCGGATGGGGatgtgtttttaattaattaaaaatataaattaaaaatagcataatactttaattgaaatggaGATGGGGCTTGGGTAAAAAGTATAAAGAAAGAGTTGTGGATACTGAACGCAAACAGAAGGTAAACACCTTTGTCGGCTAAATGAAATACATTAAATAATCTTTATGGGCTTCTGACAGcttaacaaatatatttatatttatttgctaaGGTCGAGGATCAAATATTATTAAGTTTGGAACAAAATCCTAATAGTTGCCTTTGCACAATCCAATGCATTCCGCATACGATTTgcggaagtggaagtggcaggGTTTGTATATTAtggttataaataataataatttattatgaATACTTTAGAGACCAACATTTTCACGCAAACAAGTGATTTGCGTACGAAAGATGCTCCTTGTGCTTAGACAACTAAATTTGATATGcgaataaaaagcaatttttctctgtgcacaCCAGACTGCGGTACCGCCAAGAAAAGGGTCACCAGACAGCTTAACCAAGTAACTTAACCCGTTCCCGATCTTGGGAGACCCTCAACTTGGCCTGACCACAAAGTAGGGCTGCTCCGCAGTGGGGCAAACGACCCGCTCGAACAGCTCGGGCACCACCGAAGGTCGCGGCTTCTGTTCGTCCGGCAGGAGCATGCTGTTCCACAACAGGTTCGAGATGATCGCGTGGCCGCGCTGGCTGAAGTGGAAGCAGTCGTGGGAGAAGAACCGCCAGTCCGTGTTCCCATCGGGCAGTACGGGAGCAGTTAGTTTGGTCAGCATTGGATGCGCAACGATGGCAAAGTCCTGGCGATGAAACTCGGGCAGCCGGGCGATCTCCATGTCCAGCTGCTGCCAACGGGTCAGGGTGTCCATGCGCTCATTGAACTCGGTGCGATTGAGGCGGTCGTTGATCAGGCAGTGGCATCCCACACGGTGCACCACGAAGCACTGCAGCGGCACCTGGGTCATGGTGCTCAGCACCAGCGGTATGTTTGGCACCACAATCAGGTTGATCAGCAGGCGCGGCACATGGTCGCGCAGGAGGCGGAATGCCTGGCGGAGATCGCGGGCGTGCTGGTCGAGGAAGCTCTGCGGAGTGTCCCAGTGGCACAGGTCGGAGCAGATGTCGTTGTTTCCCACATACACAGTCAGCAGCTTCCAGTGCCGCTTCATGTCCACATGGCGATCGCGTCGCAGCAGATCGATGAGCACGCGAGCCTGGAAGGGCAGATCCCGCGACATGATCATCGGCTCGGCGATGTTCAGTCGCGAGGATCGGTGGTTGATCACCAGGCTGTTGCTCACCGCGAAGCCGTACAGCTTGGGATTGAAGATCTTCAGGATGTTCGGCAGCGTCACGAACCTTCGCCAATTGGCAAGTCCACCGCCGGAGAAGGTCAGGCCGCGAAACTCGTTGATCATGTCGATGGCATTATTGGACAGAATTCCGTTGCCTGCGGACAGGGAGTCGCCGAAGGCAGCAATGATATCGATGTCACCCGGCCTGAGGTGTTCTATGGAAGTGGGCGGACTCG
Proteins encoded:
- the LOC120458292 gene encoding phospholipase B1, membrane-associated, which produces MSYFTYALCLCSLFILFTPLVSANRRIRRQNRSDRLLADIGVRAQSYDPRAPENGIQQYTDIDQDLRHIFLNTRQTTLRWALNNIEALSSRGRREGKLQSPVSKKVPFRCPTNNTRSPSPPTSIEHLRPGDIDIIAAFGDSLSAGNGILSNNAIDMINEFRGLTFSGGGLANWRRFVTLPNILKIFNPKLYGFAVSNSLVINHRSSRLNIAEPMIMSRDLPFQARVLIDLLRRDRHVDMKRHWKLLTVYVGNNDICSDLCHWDTPQSFLDQHARDLRQAFRLLRDHVPRLLINLIVVPNIPLVLSTMTQVPLQCFVVHRVGCHCLINDRLNRTEFNERMDTLTRWQQLDMEIARLPEFHRQDFAIVAHPMLTKLTAPVLPDGNTDWRFFSHDCFHFSQRGHAIISNLLWNSMLLPDEQKPRPSVVPELFERVVCPTAEQPYFVVRPS